Proteins from one Dysgonomonas sp. HDW5A genomic window:
- a CDS encoding DUF4982 domain-containing protein produces MKQYVRTFPKILSVILFILSAISSSAMPTLKGNQRVKYNFNSQWLLKTGDVEGGQKVDINDASWSKITLPRAFNEDDAFKLPIEDHTTGIVWYRKHFKLPAKDKGKKIFLEFEGIRFAGEFYLNGKQISIHENGVMAFGFDITDDVFFGNKENVLAVRIDNSWKYAERATGTTYQWNNINFNANYGGIPKNVFLHVTDKVYQTLPLYSNLKTTGTYIYAREINISKKNAQVFAESEVRNEYSVDKAVSFEMQIEDMNGHVIKKIKSSSIDLKAGETKTIGVNSLVDNLEFWSWGYGYLYNVYTTLYVDNIPVDVVKTRTGFRKTAFRNGMVELNDRVLQMKGYAQRTSNEWPAVGMSVPAWLSDFSNRLIVEGNGNLVRWMHVTPWKQDVESCDRVGLIQAMPAGDAEKDVTGRQWKQRVELMRDAIIYNRNNPSILFYESGNESISEEHMAGMKAVRDRYDPYGGRAIGSREMLDSKIAEYGGEMLYINKSAHIPMWATEYCRDEALRKYWDEFTPPYHKNGDGPLHKGQDASAYNHNQDSFAKETVARWYDYFRVRPGRGKRVSSGGTNIIFSDSNTHYRGAENYRRSGEVDAMRIPKDAFYAHRVMWDGWVDVENHRTHIVGHWNYTPQTVKDVFVVSSGDQVELFINGQSQGMGERSYQFLFTFKNIQWQAGKIEAISYDNNKTILSRSEIKTAGDPVALKMKVMHAPDGFKADGADLALIEVETIDKDGNRCPTSEVLASFSLSGAAEWRGGIAQGKDNYILSKELPLEAGVNRVLVRSTNTSGKITLTASAKGLKPATVSFESIPFKQKDGLAEYISGEYQPSNLERGKTPVGASFKPSRQSIDIVAATAGSNEDKAKLSYDDNELSEWTNDGNIRTGWIKYELERDATISEIELKLTGWRMRSYPIIITVDDVEVYRGDTEKSLGYISIPIKPTRGRFVKIQLMGQSSDEDAFGGIVEVTGTKELDLYKDPKALDAKGQLRIVEAEIYEAL; encoded by the coding sequence ATGAAACAATATGTGAGAACTTTTCCCAAAATATTGTCTGTGATACTCTTTATCCTCTCAGCAATCAGTAGTTCGGCGATGCCCACTCTGAAAGGAAATCAAAGGGTGAAATATAACTTTAATTCTCAGTGGCTTTTAAAAACAGGAGATGTTGAAGGCGGTCAAAAAGTCGATATTAACGATGCTTCATGGAGTAAAATCACATTGCCCAGAGCTTTTAATGAAGACGATGCTTTTAAACTGCCCATTGAAGATCATACAACCGGTATTGTGTGGTATCGAAAGCATTTTAAACTACCAGCAAAAGATAAAGGAAAGAAAATATTCCTAGAATTTGAAGGTATTCGTTTTGCAGGAGAATTCTACTTAAATGGCAAGCAGATAAGTATACACGAAAATGGCGTGATGGCTTTCGGTTTTGACATTACTGACGATGTTTTTTTCGGGAACAAAGAAAATGTTTTAGCTGTCCGCATTGATAATTCGTGGAAATATGCCGAGCGTGCCACAGGTACTACTTATCAGTGGAATAATATAAATTTCAATGCAAACTACGGAGGTATTCCCAAGAACGTCTTTCTACATGTGACAGATAAAGTATATCAGACTCTTCCTCTGTATAGTAATCTCAAAACTACAGGAACATATATTTATGCACGAGAAATAAACATTAGCAAAAAAAACGCTCAGGTATTTGCAGAATCGGAAGTCAGGAATGAATATTCGGTAGATAAAGCAGTCAGCTTCGAAATGCAGATAGAAGACATGAACGGTCATGTGATAAAAAAGATTAAATCATCGTCCATTGACTTAAAAGCAGGAGAAACCAAAACTATTGGAGTGAATAGTTTGGTTGATAATCTTGAATTTTGGAGTTGGGGATATGGCTATTTATACAATGTATATACAACTCTCTATGTAGACAATATTCCCGTAGATGTGGTGAAAACGAGAACAGGTTTTCGTAAAACCGCTTTCAGAAATGGAATGGTAGAGCTAAACGATCGTGTTTTGCAAATGAAAGGCTATGCCCAGCGTACCAGTAACGAATGGCCTGCCGTGGGTATGTCTGTACCTGCTTGGCTGAGCGATTTCAGCAATCGGTTGATTGTCGAAGGCAATGGTAATTTGGTTCGATGGATGCACGTAACCCCGTGGAAACAGGATGTAGAATCGTGTGACAGAGTGGGGCTTATACAAGCTATGCCTGCCGGAGATGCCGAAAAAGATGTTACAGGCAGACAGTGGAAGCAACGTGTTGAGCTGATGCGAGATGCCATTATTTACAATCGCAACAATCCGAGTATTCTTTTCTATGAATCGGGCAATGAATCTATCAGCGAGGAACATATGGCAGGCATGAAGGCTGTAAGAGATCGTTACGATCCTTATGGAGGACGTGCCATCGGTTCACGTGAAATGTTGGACAGTAAGATTGCAGAGTATGGAGGCGAAATGCTTTACATAAATAAAAGTGCCCATATACCCATGTGGGCAACAGAGTATTGCAGAGATGAGGCACTCCGTAAATATTGGGATGAATTTACTCCCCCTTATCACAAAAATGGCGATGGTCCTTTGCATAAAGGGCAGGACGCAAGTGCGTATAATCACAATCAGGATTCGTTTGCAAAAGAAACAGTTGCTCGTTGGTACGACTATTTCAGAGTACGTCCCGGAAGAGGGAAGCGTGTAAGTTCGGGAGGTACAAATATTATCTTTTCGGATTCCAATACCCATTATCGGGGTGCTGAAAATTACAGGCGAAGCGGCGAAGTCGATGCCATGCGTATTCCTAAGGATGCTTTCTATGCCCATCGGGTGATGTGGGATGGATGGGTAGATGTCGAAAACCATCGCACTCATATTGTCGGACATTGGAATTATACGCCTCAAACCGTAAAAGATGTGTTTGTAGTATCGTCGGGCGATCAGGTCGAATTATTTATTAACGGGCAATCGCAAGGGATGGGCGAACGGAGCTATCAGTTTTTATTTACATTTAAAAATATACAATGGCAGGCAGGCAAAATTGAAGCTATAAGTTATGACAATAATAAAACGATATTAAGCAGAAGCGAAATAAAAACGGCAGGAGATCCTGTCGCTTTGAAAATGAAAGTAATGCACGCCCCCGATGGATTTAAAGCAGATGGTGCAGACTTGGCACTGATTGAAGTCGAAACAATTGATAAAGACGGAAACCGTTGTCCCACCTCCGAAGTATTGGCTTCTTTCTCACTTTCGGGAGCTGCCGAATGGCGTGGAGGCATTGCACAAGGCAAAGATAATTATATATTATCTAAAGAATTACCTCTCGAAGCAGGAGTCAATCGTGTATTAGTAAGATCAACTAACACTTCGGGAAAAATTACATTGACAGCATCGGCGAAAGGCTTGAAACCGGCTACCGTTTCTTTCGAATCTATTCCCTTTAAACAAAAAGACGGACTTGCAGAATATATCAGTGGCGAATATCAACCCTCTAATTTAGAGAGAGGTAAAACTCCTGTAGGAGCGTCTTTTAAACCTTCCAGACAAAGTATCGATATTGTTGCAGCAACCGCAGGCAGCAACGAAGATAAAGCAAAGCTCAGCTACGATGATAACGAACTCTCGGAATGGACTAACGATGGAAATATCCGTACAGGATGGATAAAATACGAATTGGAACGGGATGCAACCATATCTGAAATAGAACTCAAACTCACAGGATGGAGAATGCGCAGTTATCCGATCATTATTACCGTTGATGATGTTGAAGTTTACAGAGGCGACACCGAAAAGAGCCTGGGTTACATTTCTATTCCCATAAAACCGACAAGAGGACGCTTTGTTAAGATTCAGCTAATGGGGCAAAGCAGCGATGAGGACGCTTTTGGCGGTATTGTGGAAGTTACGGGAACAAAAGAGCTCGATTTGTATAAAGATCCTAAAGCCTTAGATGCTAAAGGACAGCTCCGTATTGTAGAGGCTGAGATTTATGAAGCCCTATAA